One window from the genome of Pseudanabaena yagii GIHE-NHR1 encodes:
- a CDS encoding DUF1517 domain-containing protein, with protein sequence MSLLPMKVFSPEVAKKAKASVKVWTRSLLVVALVAMTIFGNAHEALAKRAGGRVGGSAFRSAPSRSMPSSPSRSYSNYSGGNTLYSPNTGGGFFFFPMFFGGGFGGGLFSLLLLVIVAGAIMQAFRGRGDGEGITGMDSKVSVAKIQVGLLSSARSLQQELTRLALESDTSSVEGLAVVTRETAVSLMRHPEYWVYVSSASENTKFALAEQKFNSLVMSERSKLNTEVLSNVGGRVLQGKTSAALPSEGSLSLEDPSEYIVVTILLAVAGDSLSKLPTLRSSEDLSSALSAIGSVPEDNLLAVEILWEPQSEEYTLTNDEVLTIYPDLVRI encoded by the coding sequence ATGTCGCTTTTACCCATGAAAGTTTTTAGCCCAGAAGTTGCGAAAAAAGCAAAAGCTAGCGTCAAAGTCTGGACGCGATCGCTTTTAGTCGTTGCTCTAGTCGCAATGACAATCTTTGGCAATGCCCATGAAGCGTTGGCTAAGCGTGCAGGTGGTCGCGTTGGCGGTAGTGCTTTTCGATCAGCTCCAAGTCGTTCAATGCCTTCTAGCCCTTCTCGGTCATATAGCAACTATAGTGGCGGCAACACCCTATATAGCCCTAACACTGGTGGTGGATTCTTCTTTTTCCCCATGTTCTTTGGTGGTGGCTTCGGTGGCGGATTATTTAGCCTGTTATTGCTGGTAATTGTTGCAGGTGCAATCATGCAAGCCTTCCGTGGGCGTGGTGATGGCGAAGGCATTACAGGTATGGACAGCAAAGTGAGCGTTGCCAAAATCCAAGTAGGTCTACTTTCTTCAGCGCGATCGCTACAACAAGAATTAACCCGTTTGGCGCTAGAGTCGGATACTTCATCCGTTGAAGGCTTAGCTGTCGTTACTCGCGAAACAGCAGTTTCCTTGATGCGTCATCCTGAGTATTGGGTTTACGTCAGCAGTGCTAGCGAAAATACAAAGTTTGCCCTTGCTGAGCAAAAATTTAATAGCTTAGTTATGTCTGAGCGCAGCAAGCTCAACACAGAAGTTTTAAGTAATGTTGGTGGTCGAGTACTTCAAGGCAAAACTTCGGCAGCTTTACCTAGTGAAGGTAGTTTGAGCCTTGAAGATCCTAGCGAATATATTGTAGTCACTATCCTATTAGCAGTCGCTGGCGACTCCCTCAGTAAGTTACCGACTTTACGCTCCTCAGAGGATTTGTCATCTGCACTATCAGCGATCGGTTCCGTCCCTGAAGATAATCTCTTAGCTGTGGAAATCCTCTGGGAGCCCCAATCTGAAGAATACACTCTCACTAATGATGAAGTTTTGACCATATACCCTGATCTAGTCAGAATTTAA
- a CDS encoding DNA cytosine methyltransferase, producing the protein MGFVFADLFAGIGGFRIALEAIGGTCLFASEWDKYAQKTYQANFGDIPHGDITKIDPSTIPDIDILTAGFPCQPFSSIGKREGFEHPTQGTLFHDVVKILKKKKPKAFILENVEGLVTHDGGNTLKIILNTLSVSINGQYLFFSQSDVRYHVFWAILDAKDYAVPQVRKRIFIVGISEDISQDVPDFSFPTPIPNQEFIGSYVEQNIIGYSISKHLQDSYLFKLDDGKPELIDRNSQIQVKTLCSTYHKIQRLTGTFVKDGETGIRLLSENECKAIMGYPQSFTIPVSRTQMYRQFGNSVAVPVVREVTKSLINCLVKYKAITMTSAQKRSLINV; encoded by the coding sequence ATGGGGTTTGTTTTTGCAGATTTGTTTGCTGGTATTGGTGGATTTAGAATCGCTCTAGAGGCAATAGGTGGAACTTGTTTATTTGCTTCTGAATGGGACAAATATGCCCAGAAAACCTACCAAGCTAATTTTGGGGATATTCCACATGGAGACATTACTAAGATTGATCCATCTACAATTCCAGATATTGATATATTAACGGCTGGCTTTCCTTGCCAACCATTTAGCTCCATTGGCAAACGTGAAGGCTTTGAACATCCTACTCAAGGAACTTTATTTCATGATGTGGTTAAAATCTTAAAAAAGAAAAAACCGAAGGCATTTATTTTAGAAAACGTTGAAGGATTAGTAACTCATGATGGTGGCAATACATTAAAAATTATATTAAATACTTTATCGGTATCTATCAATGGACAATATCTTTTTTTTAGTCAATCTGATGTTAGATACCATGTCTTTTGGGCTATTTTAGATGCTAAAGACTATGCAGTACCACAAGTTAGAAAAAGGATTTTTATAGTAGGAATATCTGAAGATATTTCCCAAGATGTACCTGACTTTAGTTTTCCTACCCCTATACCAAATCAAGAGTTTATTGGCTCTTACGTAGAACAAAACATCATTGGTTATTCAATATCTAAACATTTACAAGACTCATATCTATTTAAACTAGATGATGGAAAACCAGAGCTGATTGATCGAAATTCTCAGATTCAAGTAAAAACACTCTGTTCTACTTATCATAAAATTCAAAGACTAACTGGAACTTTTGTAAAAGATGGAGAAACAGGAATTAGGTTGCTTAGTGAAAATGAGTGTAAAGCAATTATGGGATATCCTCAAAGTTTTACTATTCCCGTCTCCAGAACCCAGATGTACAGGCAATTTGGTAACTCAGTTGCAGTTCCTGTTGTTCGTGAAGTCACTAAAAGTTTAATTAATTGTTTAGTAAAATATAAAGCTATTACAATGACTTCTGCTCAAAAGCGGAGTTTAATAAATGTCTAA
- a CDS encoding TIGR04376 family protein encodes MGLLEDISRFLETRLEEFIRNNPQIELQILEDKLRQQDEEITKLIVSSKQEEKNLQDRILEIAEEIRVWHDRTVKAESFDRPDLANLAKEREAALLRQGNQIWAQMEIVKKRAIDSQALQVQIQERRKEVQAKIAEAAKAAKAKSPASTPLNWDNLYTPPFRDPNDKLEETFRRWEMDEELERLKRNLGK; translated from the coding sequence ATGGGGTTGCTAGAGGATATATCTCGCTTTTTAGAAACTCGTCTAGAGGAGTTTATTCGCAATAATCCCCAAATTGAATTGCAAATCCTCGAAGATAAGTTACGCCAACAAGACGAAGAAATCACGAAGCTAATCGTTAGCTCAAAGCAAGAGGAAAAAAATTTACAGGATCGAATACTGGAAATAGCGGAAGAAATTCGTGTCTGGCACGATCGCACGGTTAAAGCTGAGTCCTTTGATCGTCCTGACTTGGCAAATCTTGCCAAAGAGCGTGAAGCAGCTTTGCTACGGCAGGGCAATCAAATTTGGGCGCAGATGGAAATAGTTAAAAAACGGGCGATCGATAGCCAAGCCTTGCAAGTCCAAATTCAAGAAAGACGTAAGGAGGTACAAGCGAAAATTGCTGAGGCTGCCAAAGCTGCTAAGGCAAAGTCTCCCGCTAGCACACCCTTAAACTGGGACAATCTCTACACACCTCCCTTCCGTGATCCTAATGACAAGTTAGAAGAAACCTTTCGTCGTTGGGAAATGGATGAAGAACTTGAGCGTCTCAAACGTAATTTGGGAAAGTAA
- a CDS encoding HNH endonuclease, translating to MSNINDESLEKSTVQLNIIREYFKMHPNIEIQTKDVVDWVTSKYFERTGKIFRDPDRGIRSLYQRGFLQKISKGVYKYDPRYAQNRDQEDFTITQKNEILKRDGYKCVICGAGRENGVDLHVDHIKPKDMGGLATVENGQTLCSQHNFLKKNLKQTETGKKMFIRLYDLSKKENNQELQEFCTEILQTFENFNINGHIEWKK from the coding sequence ATGTCTAATATTAATGATGAATCTCTAGAAAAAAGTACAGTTCAACTTAATATTATTAGAGAATATTTTAAAATGCATCCCAATATTGAAATACAAACTAAAGATGTTGTCGATTGGGTGACTTCCAAGTATTTTGAACGTACTGGAAAAATATTTAGAGATCCTGATCGAGGAATTAGATCTTTATATCAGAGAGGATTTCTACAAAAAATATCCAAGGGAGTTTATAAATACGATCCCAGATATGCTCAAAATAGAGATCAAGAAGATTTTACAATCACTCAGAAGAATGAGATTTTAAAGCGTGATGGATATAAATGTGTAATTTGTGGTGCTGGTCGCGAAAATGGAGTGGATTTGCATGTTGATCATATTAAACCAAAGGATATGGGAGGTTTAGCCACAGTTGAGAATGGTCAAACTTTGTGTAGCCAGCATAATTTTCTTAAGAAAAATCTTAAACAAACTGAAACAGGCAAAAAGATGTTTATTCGGCTATACGATCTATCTAAGAAAGAAAATAATCAGGAGTTGCAAGAGTTTTGTACAGAAATTCTCCAGACTTTTGAGAATTTTAATATTAACGGACATATTGAATGGAAAAAGTGA
- the coaBC gene encoding bifunctional phosphopantothenoylcysteine decarboxylase/phosphopantothenate--cysteine ligase CoaBC: MTFMAVNHVLIGISGGIAAYKVCEVVSSLAKRGVEVRVILTRSAAEFVTPLTFATLSRQPAYTDADFWQPINGRPLHIELAEWADVFLLAPVTANTLAKLAYGMADNLLTNTVLASSCPILFAPAMNTTMWLQPTVQENWQKLLKDSRYTAIAPTDGILACDAVGTGRMAEPEIILEYLESFLFTQGKRDLQGKKILVNAGGTREFIDPVRFIGNPSTGKQGIAIAKAAIHRGATVTLITTSNSPLPMGEAPPSVRVVRTSAEMHQVMLEEFPFADITIAAAAVGDVRSKITSDRKLPKSELPLNLELEYIPDIVADLSKRKRPDQILVGFAAQTGTEQEVMVAAKDKLIRKGLDAIAANAVNSSQTGFGTDTNQATFINKDGKFLSTPLCSKLELAHRLLDFLL; this comes from the coding sequence ATGACATTCATGGCTGTAAATCATGTACTAATTGGAATATCTGGAGGTATTGCTGCTTATAAAGTTTGTGAAGTGGTTTCTAGTTTGGCAAAGCGTGGCGTTGAAGTACGAGTCATCCTCACGCGATCGGCTGCCGAATTTGTCACTCCCCTGACCTTTGCTACCCTGTCACGCCAACCTGCCTATACTGACGCTGATTTTTGGCAACCAATAAATGGAAGACCTCTACACATTGAACTAGCGGAATGGGCAGATGTATTTTTGCTTGCACCTGTGACGGCAAATACTTTAGCGAAGCTAGCCTATGGTATGGCGGATAATTTGCTGACAAATACTGTCCTTGCTTCCAGTTGTCCAATTCTTTTTGCGCCAGCGATGAATACAACCATGTGGCTACAACCCACTGTGCAGGAAAATTGGCAGAAGTTATTAAAAGATTCTCGCTATACCGCGATCGCACCGACGGATGGTATTCTCGCCTGTGATGCTGTGGGTACTGGGCGCATGGCAGAACCAGAAATAATTTTGGAATATCTCGAATCTTTTCTATTTACTCAAGGCAAACGGGATTTACAAGGGAAAAAGATTTTAGTTAATGCAGGAGGAACTCGCGAATTTATCGATCCTGTTCGCTTTATCGGTAATCCATCGACAGGTAAGCAGGGTATTGCGATCGCTAAAGCTGCAATCCATCGTGGCGCAACAGTTACCCTCATAACTACATCTAACTCCCCTCTTCCTATGGGAGAAGCGCCACCATCGGTGAGGGTAGTCCGCACTTCCGCAGAAATGCACCAAGTCATGCTCGAAGAGTTTCCCTTTGCCGATATCACGATCGCCGCTGCCGCAGTTGGGGATGTGCGGTCTAAAATAACCAGCGATCGCAAGTTGCCAAAATCAGAATTGCCCTTAAATCTAGAGCTTGAATATATTCCTGATATCGTAGCTGATCTATCTAAACGTAAACGTCCTGACCAAATCTTAGTAGGATTTGCCGCACAAACTGGAACAGAGCAAGAAGTTATGGTTGCGGCAAAAGATAAATTAATACGGAAAGGATTAGATGCGATCGCTGCTAACGCGGTGAATAGTTCTCAAACTGGGTTTGGCACAGATACTAATCAAGCCACATTTATTAATAAAGATGGCAAGTTTCTCTCTACACCACTTTGTTCTAAATTAGAACTTGCTCACCGATTGTTAGATTTTCTCCTATAA
- a CDS encoding fatty acid desaturase — protein MVAIQNSSHTLTPETTLRDIIKTIPSEYFEKKPLRAWFGVLFSLVAAALGYASIAFSPWYLLPFAWIFTGTALTGWFVIGHDCGHRSFSNKSWVNDLVGHIAFLPLLYPFHGWRFKHDYHHLHTNKMGEDNAWYPFTVEEYEQGKGLISGVYRLIRTRFWWIGSIIHWANLHFDASLYPERQQEQVKFSYRLVIVFGAISIPALIYTTGLLGFINFFLMPWLVYHFWMSTFTIVHHTMPDIQFKSPDKWHAATDQLTGTVHCDYPAWVEWLCHDINVHVPHHVSTGIPSYNLRLAHKSLDENWGQYLYKTKFSWELMKDIGDRCHIYDAEKCYKTFAEVDPAKSI, from the coding sequence GTGGTTGCCATACAAAACTCCTCACACACTCTTACGCCTGAGACCACCCTCCGCGACATCATTAAAACTATCCCCTCCGAATACTTTGAGAAAAAGCCTCTCAGAGCTTGGTTTGGTGTATTGTTTTCCTTAGTAGCCGCTGCGCTTGGTTATGCGAGCATTGCCTTCTCGCCTTGGTATTTGTTACCTTTCGCTTGGATTTTTACAGGTACTGCCCTAACGGGTTGGTTCGTAATTGGCCATGACTGTGGACATCGCTCCTTTTCTAACAAGAGTTGGGTAAATGACCTTGTAGGTCATATTGCATTTTTACCACTGCTCTATCCTTTTCACGGTTGGCGCTTCAAGCATGATTACCATCACCTGCATACAAATAAAATGGGTGAAGATAATGCTTGGTATCCCTTCACTGTCGAAGAGTATGAACAAGGTAAGGGACTGATTTCTGGTGTATATCGTCTAATTCGTACCCGTTTTTGGTGGATTGGATCGATTATTCATTGGGCAAATTTACACTTCGATGCCAGTCTTTATCCTGAGCGTCAACAAGAACAAGTAAAGTTCTCCTATCGCTTAGTGATCGTGTTTGGTGCGATCTCGATTCCTGCTTTGATTTACACCACTGGTTTATTAGGATTTATCAATTTCTTTTTGATGCCTTGGTTGGTTTATCACTTCTGGATGAGTACCTTTACCATCGTTCACCATACGATGCCAGATATTCAGTTTAAGAGTCCAGACAAATGGCACGCTGCAACTGATCAGCTAACTGGAACTGTTCATTGTGACTATCCAGCTTGGGTGGAATGGCTATGTCACGATATCAATGTTCACGTTCCTCACCATGTTTCTACAGGTATTCCTTCCTACAACTTGCGTCTAGCACACAAGTCTCTAGATGAGAATTGGGGGCAATATCTATACAAGACTAAGTTCTCATGGGAACTGATGAAAGATATTGGCGATCGCTGCCATATATACGATGCAGAAAAATGCTACAAGACTTTCGCTGAAGTCGATCCTGCTAAATCAATTTAG
- a CDS encoding class I SAM-dependent methyltransferase produces MNLWQDFLTNDQRIIHKWVHYFPIYERFFSSWRNKSLVFIEIGVSQGGSLQMWQRFFGPMAKIVGIDIDPKCKDCESPGIFVRIGDQSNHMFLAEIIDEFGVPDIVLDDGSHQMADIESSFQFFYPLMYKNAIYMVEDLHTAYWEEYGGGIDKSETFINFSKNCIDRLNADHTRGKLEPDLITRETFGISFFDSIVCFEKGDVWLKNAPMIGRKS; encoded by the coding sequence ATGAACCTATGGCAAGATTTCTTGACAAACGATCAAAGAATCATTCATAAATGGGTTCATTATTTCCCAATTTATGAAAGGTTTTTTTCATCTTGGAGAAATAAGTCGCTAGTATTCATTGAGATTGGAGTTAGCCAAGGCGGATCATTACAAATGTGGCAACGTTTTTTTGGTCCTATGGCAAAAATAGTTGGAATCGATATTGATCCCAAATGTAAAGATTGTGAATCACCAGGTATCTTTGTTCGTATTGGAGATCAATCCAATCATATGTTTCTTGCAGAGATTATTGATGAATTTGGAGTGCCAGATATTGTTTTGGATGATGGAAGTCATCAAATGGCAGATATAGAGAGTAGTTTTCAATTTTTTTATCCATTAATGTATAAAAATGCAATATACATGGTTGAGGATTTACATACTGCGTATTGGGAAGAATATGGGGGAGGGATTGACAAAAGTGAAACTTTTATAAATTTCTCGAAAAACTGTATTGATAGGCTAAACGCAGATCATACAAGAGGAAAGCTTGAGCCAGATCTGATTACAAGAGAAACATTTGGGATCAGCTTTTTCGATAGTATAGTTTGCTTTGAGAAAGGTGATGTGTGGTTGAAGAATGCGCCTATGATCGGGAGAAAAAGCTAA
- the gshB gene encoding glutathione synthase, which translates to MKLAFIIDPIARLDPAHDTSVALMEAACRKGYEVFITDMNTLSVKNGKAWAFLQATKINPIPLVDGKWQVPYPWYEVAEGAFQPLELMQFVWMRPDPPVTTEYLYATYILDYVDTSKTKVLNSPQGIRAANEKMYALQFTGAIPKTIVTADKGTIIDFVKAEGKAVMKPLGGKGGEGILFLEVGDRNINSLIEISTNIGKTPVMVQEYLPDAQLGDKRIILLDGEPIGAVNRVPKSGEFRGNMAAGGSAVQVDITPREREICTQLAPTLKRDGLMFVGIDVIGGYLTEVNVTSPTGVREIDRLDGVSLGDRVMDWLANMNKLDN; encoded by the coding sequence ATGAAACTTGCATTTATTATCGATCCGATCGCTAGACTCGATCCCGCTCACGATACCAGCGTTGCCCTTATGGAAGCGGCTTGTCGCAAGGGCTATGAAGTATTTATCACGGATATGAATACGCTCAGTGTCAAGAACGGTAAAGCGTGGGCTTTTCTCCAAGCGACCAAGATTAATCCTATTCCTCTTGTAGATGGCAAATGGCAAGTTCCATATCCTTGGTATGAAGTTGCAGAAGGAGCATTTCAGCCGTTAGAGCTTATGCAATTTGTGTGGATGCGCCCCGATCCACCCGTAACAACGGAATATCTCTATGCAACCTATATTCTCGATTATGTAGATACCAGTAAAACCAAAGTTCTCAACTCACCACAGGGCATTCGTGCAGCAAATGAAAAAATGTATGCATTGCAGTTTACAGGAGCAATCCCGAAAACAATTGTCACTGCCGATAAAGGTACAATCATCGACTTTGTGAAAGCGGAAGGTAAAGCCGTAATGAAACCCTTGGGAGGTAAAGGTGGTGAAGGAATTTTATTTCTCGAAGTAGGCGATCGCAATATTAACTCACTGATCGAAATCAGTACCAATATTGGTAAAACACCTGTGATGGTGCAGGAATATTTGCCCGATGCTCAATTGGGTGATAAACGGATCATTCTCCTTGATGGTGAACCAATTGGTGCAGTAAATCGGGTTCCTAAATCAGGAGAGTTTCGTGGCAACATGGCAGCAGGCGGCAGTGCAGTGCAAGTAGATATTACGCCTCGCGAAAGGGAAATATGCACACAGCTTGCACCCACCCTCAAACGTGATGGCTTAATGTTTGTTGGTATTGACGTAATCGGCGGCTATCTTACAGAAGTAAATGTGACTAGCCCCACAGGTGTCCGCGAAATCGATCGCCTCGATGGTGTTTCGCTCGGCGATCGCGTGATGGATTGGCTAGCAAACATGAATAAGTTAGACAACTAA
- a CDS encoding IS4 family transposase, translated as MKEINLFREKLQQHLQWNRARLAFVSMFLIALMRVKTVNLAEIATGFSGYAKVESHYKRLQRFFRDFEVDYEKIALMVVKVMQIPEPWVISIDRTDWEFGKTVFNVLTLGIVHYGIAFPLVWMMLDKKGNSNTRERCELCNRFLEIFGDRKIDFLSADREFVGEDWLDYLLCEPCNRFRIRIRKNTLLNDGQKKLRADICFQDLQVGQSKVLSKPRKVWNHWLRIAAMRLDDGDLLIVATTHDPDTAIADYAKRWAIETLFGCFKTRGFCLESTHLQDPERLSKLIALLTLALCWAFSSGLWLAQLNPLKPKKHGRLPKSIFRLGFDFLRHIIFDLHLNSQAFFNSIKFLSCT; from the coding sequence ATGAAAGAGATTAACCTATTCCGAGAAAAGTTGCAGCAACATCTGCAATGGAATAGAGCAAGACTAGCCTTTGTGTCCATGTTCTTGATCGCGCTAATGCGAGTAAAGACAGTAAACCTAGCTGAAATTGCCACAGGATTTAGTGGTTATGCCAAAGTCGAATCACACTATAAGAGGTTACAGAGATTTTTTCGAGACTTTGAAGTGGACTATGAAAAGATCGCACTCATGGTCGTCAAAGTCATGCAAATCCCCGAACCTTGGGTAATTTCTATCGACCGCACCGATTGGGAATTCGGTAAAACCGTGTTTAATGTGCTGACATTGGGAATAGTGCATTACGGTATTGCATTCCCGTTGGTATGGATGATGCTGGACAAAAAAGGTAACTCAAACACCCGTGAGCGCTGTGAATTGTGTAATCGATTTCTGGAAATATTTGGAGACCGCAAAATCGACTTTTTGAGTGCAGACCGAGAGTTTGTCGGTGAGGATTGGTTAGATTACTTGTTGTGTGAACCATGTAACCGTTTTCGTATCCGCATTCGTAAAAATACTTTGCTCAATGACGGGCAGAAAAAACTGCGTGCCGACATTTGTTTTCAAGACCTCCAAGTTGGTCAGTCCAAAGTATTGTCCAAGCCCAGAAAGGTTTGGAACCATTGGCTTCGTATAGCCGCTATGCGTCTTGATGATGGCGATTTATTAATTGTCGCGACGACTCATGACCCTGATACGGCTATTGCTGACTATGCCAAGCGTTGGGCTATTGAGACTTTATTCGGGTGCTTTAAAACCCGTGGCTTTTGTTTGGAGTCCACTCATCTTCAAGATCCTGAACGTCTTTCCAAACTAATTGCTTTGCTTACTCTGGCTTTATGTTGGGCTTTTTCTTCTGGGCTTTGGTTGGCTCAACTAAATCCCCTCAAGCCTAAAAAACACGGTCGTCTTCCTAAAAGCATTTTTCGCCTTGGTTTTGATTTCCTTCGTCACATCATCTTTGACTTACATCTCAATTCTCAAGCCTTCTTTAACTCCATTAAATTTTTGTCCTGTACTTAG
- a CDS encoding glycosyltransferase family protein, which translates to MIISNSSKFLLEKSRTPIYQRIQNAFKQVLLTLGHTLVVADLEHISSIEDYLLLIREENPDFILLTDPRSLLASYQEHIDGFLFEKVDTPIIFIHHNNIFSDLYDSRMIQNKLISFYRTRDKSYHFCLEYDNFVDLRSLGIDNTFSISHASEFIKYSSPIQNYRHELSFLGHLLPSLSNTIEGNPFSHFIQSHVWRRIVNLDTKLGDYASEFANMQLKGSSELIDFLSIKYFYISNLHIQSNGFRGEIVKRIDNANLDIIGGDPSYIHGKDSSLIIDKENIRYYPPQKEDFFAQNIYRNSQINLNITSLQFDSAVINRVIDIAASGGFVLTDWRSDLESLTGVHKEISYKSIEELNEKISYYLHPDHYQERIDIAEALHQDVSRKYSYLSIVEDMIFKINSSVKNMPDPLCIDLGCGIWKPEGFIGVDIYASPNIDVVANLNRRFPFSDNSADIIRAHDVIEHLDNKIHTMNEIWRISKPNALIDIRVPSTDGRGAFQDPTHVSFWNLNSFLYYCIEYPEYLKLCHSYGFQGKFSIVSLEQQSENNVVHVHAVLKAIKKDVQVKYQEYLDNLRPINLLIVPNWLQPQEQISEYLTSCLEIILSHPQKNLMTILIVGDSSELDILNSLIMDIALGLIIEQDIDVSNGEPNFLSIHVNDGYLLSTLSRHVSAVIPLGSPDLGILLEYFPDKILENIDLIHEMDIS; encoded by the coding sequence GTGATTATTTCAAACTCTTCTAAGTTTTTACTAGAAAAATCTCGTACTCCCATCTATCAAAGAATCCAAAATGCATTCAAACAAGTGTTGCTAACACTTGGACACACATTAGTTGTTGCCGATTTAGAGCATATTTCATCTATAGAAGATTACCTATTACTAATAAGAGAAGAAAATCCAGATTTTATTCTCTTAACAGATCCTCGTAGTTTATTAGCAAGCTATCAGGAACATATAGATGGATTTCTATTTGAGAAAGTCGATACACCTATAATTTTTATCCACCATAACAATATTTTTAGTGATTTATATGACTCAAGAATGATTCAAAACAAGCTTATATCTTTCTATCGAACAAGAGATAAAAGCTATCATTTTTGCCTTGAATATGATAATTTTGTGGATTTGAGGAGCTTAGGAATTGATAATACTTTTTCTATTTCTCATGCTTCAGAATTTATCAAATATTCCTCTCCAATTCAAAATTATAGGCATGAATTATCATTTTTAGGTCACTTACTACCTAGCCTATCTAATACAATTGAGGGAAACCCCTTTTCCCACTTTATACAGTCTCATGTATGGAGGCGAATTGTTAATCTAGATACGAAACTAGGTGATTATGCTTCAGAATTTGCAAATATGCAGTTGAAAGGATCTAGTGAGCTAATCGATTTTTTAAGTATCAAATATTTCTATATTTCTAATCTACATATACAATCTAACGGATTTAGGGGGGAAATCGTTAAAAGAATTGATAATGCCAACTTAGATATTATAGGTGGAGATCCTTCCTATATACATGGAAAAGATAGTAGTTTAATAATTGATAAGGAGAATATTAGATACTATCCTCCTCAAAAAGAAGATTTTTTTGCTCAGAATATTTATCGAAATTCACAAATCAATTTAAATATAACATCTCTTCAATTTGATAGTGCAGTTATTAATCGTGTAATTGATATTGCTGCTAGTGGAGGCTTTGTTCTGACAGATTGGCGTTCAGACTTAGAATCGCTAACTGGAGTTCACAAAGAAATATCATATAAGTCTATCGAAGAATTAAACGAAAAGATCTCATATTATTTACATCCAGATCATTATCAAGAACGTATAGATATTGCTGAAGCATTACATCAAGATGTTAGTCGTAAATATAGCTATTTATCTATAGTAGAAGATATGATTTTTAAAATTAATTCATCAGTAAAAAATATGCCTGATCCTCTTTGTATCGATCTTGGTTGTGGAATATGGAAACCAGAAGGATTTATTGGTGTTGATATCTATGCAAGTCCAAATATTGATGTAGTAGCTAATTTAAACCGCAGGTTTCCTTTTAGCGATAACAGCGCTGATATCATTCGAGCGCATGATGTTATAGAGCATTTAGATAATAAAATTCACACGATGAATGAAATATGGAGAATATCGAAGCCTAATGCCCTAATTGATATTCGTGTACCATCTACAGATGGTAGAGGTGCATTCCAAGATCCTACCCATGTAAGCTTTTGGAATCTCAATTCCTTTTTATATTACTGTATTGAATATCCAGAATATCTGAAGCTTTGTCACAGCTATGGATTTCAAGGTAAATTTAGCATAGTGAGTTTAGAACAGCAATCTGAGAATAATGTTGTACATGTTCATGCTGTCCTAAAGGCTATTAAAAAAGATGTACAAGTTAAATATCAAGAATATTTAGACAACCTAAGACCTATAAACCTATTAATTGTTCCCAATTGGCTACAACCACAAGAACAGATTTCTGAATATTTAACTAGCTGTCTTGAAATAATCTTATCTCATCCTCAGAAGAACTTGATGACTATTCTCATAGTAGGTGACAGTTCAGAACTAGATATACTTAATTCTTTGATAATGGATATTGCGTTAGGATTGATCATTGAACAAGATATTGATGTAAGTAATGGAGAGCCTAATTTTCTTTCTATTCATGTTAATGATGGTTATTTATTATCTACTCTTTCAAGACATGTATCTGCCGTCATTCCTTTGGGGTCGCCAGATTTAGGAATATTACTAGAATATTTTCCAGACAAAATATTAGAAAATATTGATCTGATTCACGAAATGGATATTTCATAA